One Pseudoalteromonas sp. UG3-2 DNA window includes the following coding sequences:
- the tcdA gene encoding tRNA cyclic N6-threonylcarbamoyladenosine(37) synthase TcdA, with translation MTESNRALRFGGIGRLYGNKELHALEQAHFCVIGIGGVGSWAAEALVRTGVGKITLIDMDDICVTNVNRQLHADSNSIGQQKIEAMKARCLAINPDCEVTLIDDFLMLDNIREYIQGFDYVIDCIDAVKEKAALIAHCKRNKIPIITTGGAGGQTDPSQIQYGDVAKTTHDPLLAKVRYLLRKQYNFTTNPKRKFAVDCVYSTEQLVYPSSDGTVCKMKQQAEGGKNMDCATGFGSATMVTGSFGFYAAARAIQKYLIKSVK, from the coding sequence ATGACTGAATCAAATAGAGCGTTACGATTTGGCGGTATTGGTCGTTTATATGGTAACAAAGAACTGCATGCACTAGAGCAAGCACATTTTTGCGTTATTGGCATTGGTGGTGTAGGAAGTTGGGCGGCAGAGGCCCTAGTTCGTACTGGGGTGGGTAAAATCACCTTAATCGACATGGATGATATTTGTGTAACTAATGTCAATCGCCAGCTTCATGCTGATAGCAATAGCATTGGCCAACAAAAAATTGAAGCCATGAAAGCCCGTTGTTTGGCCATAAACCCTGATTGTGAAGTAACTCTCATTGATGACTTTTTAATGCTAGACAACATTAGAGAGTATATCCAAGGTTTCGACTATGTTATTGACTGCATTGACGCGGTGAAGGAAAAAGCGGCGTTAATCGCACATTGTAAACGCAATAAAATACCAATTATCACCACAGGTGGTGCTGGTGGCCAAACTGACCCCAGTCAAATCCAATATGGTGACGTGGCCAAAACCACACACGATCCCTTGCTGGCCAAAGTACGTTACCTGTTACGCAAGCAATATAACTTTACCACAAACCCTAAGCGTAAGTTTGCAGTGGACTGTGTCTATTCAACTGAGCAGTTGGTGTACCCAAGTAGCGATGGCACAGTGTGTAAAATGAAACAGCAAGCCGAAGGTGGTAAGAACATGGACTGTGCCACAGGTTTTGGCTCCGCAACCATGGTGACGGGAAGTTTTGGCTTTTACGCAGCGGCCAGAGCTATTCAAAAATACCTGATAAAATCCGTTAAGTAA
- a CDS encoding SufE family protein, which produces MNITTITEKLTACSGWQAKYREIMLLGKQLPALPDELKVPSALVSGCDSNVWLYIELDDSQQQMVLMADSDTRIVRGLLTIIIAAFAGKSPQQAAQTDVYGLFQSLGLIAHLSPSRGNGIRAIVEQIQLAAKQCD; this is translated from the coding sequence ATGAACATCACTACCATCACAGAAAAATTAACCGCCTGCAGTGGTTGGCAGGCGAAATATCGCGAAATTATGTTATTGGGCAAACAACTGCCCGCCCTGCCTGATGAGTTGAAAGTGCCATCGGCATTAGTGTCTGGCTGTGATAGTAATGTCTGGTTGTATATTGAACTCGATGACAGCCAACAGCAGATGGTGCTGATGGCCGATTCAGATACCCGTATTGTACGGGGCCTTTTAACCATCATTATTGCCGCTTTTGCTGGCAAATCTCCGCAACAAGCAGCTCAAACCGATGTCTATGGCTTATTTCAATCGCTGGGTCTTATTGCTCACTTAAGCCCTTCTCGAGGGAATGGCATTAGGGCTATTGTCGAGCAGATACAATTGGCAGCTAAACAGTGCGATTAA
- a CDS encoding aminotransferase class V-fold PLP-dependent enzyme, which translates to MTTIQSLRQDFPILEQKLDDQRLCYFDSAATTQKPAQVIDVIKTFYEYENSNVHRGLHTLSERATTSYENARQLTADFFHVDGKEIVWTSGATAAINLLASSLSAEFTEQSKVVISPFEHHANIVPWQQACARSGAELLVLPMLEEGKLDLAGSLALLQQHQPDVLAIGHVSNALGNIQPIDALIQCCQQLGITTVVDGAQSLLHLRPNLRQLGCDFYVFSGHKALGPTGIGGLYGRYDKLDALPVYQTGGEMIATVTFEETTFRSAPAKFEPGTPNIAGVIAFAAALEYLNQIDSDALFQYEQQLYRKLLAEMEQIPGIAIYGDRHHNAGVISFNYKNEHHYDMATLLNTYGVAVRSGHHCAQPLMKQLNLNGTVRVSLAFYNNEEDIAQFISALKSTIELID; encoded by the coding sequence ATGACTACTATACAATCGTTGCGCCAAGACTTTCCTATTTTAGAGCAAAAGCTCGATGACCAAAGGCTATGTTACTTCGACTCCGCCGCCACAACGCAAAAGCCGGCTCAGGTTATCGATGTCATAAAAACTTTTTATGAGTATGAGAATTCAAATGTACATCGAGGTTTACACACACTCAGTGAGCGTGCGACAACTAGCTACGAAAATGCTCGCCAACTCACTGCCGATTTTTTTCATGTTGATGGCAAAGAGATCGTCTGGACCAGTGGTGCAACGGCCGCGATCAACTTGCTTGCCAGTAGCTTAAGTGCTGAATTTACCGAGCAAAGCAAGGTGGTGATTAGCCCATTCGAACATCATGCTAATATAGTGCCATGGCAACAGGCCTGTGCCCGCAGCGGTGCTGAACTACTGGTGTTGCCCATGCTAGAGGAAGGCAAGTTAGACTTAGCCGGCTCGTTGGCATTACTGCAGCAACATCAGCCAGACGTTTTAGCGATTGGCCATGTGTCTAACGCATTGGGAAATATTCAGCCCATAGACGCTCTAATACAATGCTGTCAGCAACTAGGGATCACCACCGTCGTTGATGGTGCTCAATCATTACTGCATTTGCGCCCTAATTTGCGCCAGCTTGGTTGTGATTTTTATGTTTTCTCTGGCCACAAAGCGCTTGGCCCTACTGGTATTGGTGGGCTGTATGGTCGCTATGACAAACTCGATGCCTTACCGGTCTATCAAACTGGTGGGGAAATGATAGCAACGGTGACATTTGAGGAAACCACGTTCCGCTCGGCGCCCGCTAAATTTGAGCCGGGCACCCCAAACATCGCCGGTGTTATCGCGTTTGCTGCGGCACTTGAATACCTCAACCAGATAGATAGTGACGCGCTATTCCAATACGAGCAACAGCTGTATCGCAAGCTATTAGCAGAAATGGAACAAATTCCTGGCATCGCAATCTATGGTGATCGCCACCATAACGCCGGTGTGATTAGCTTTAATTACAAAAACGAGCACCATTATGACATGGCGACCTTGCTTAATACCTATGGCGTTGCCGTACGCAGTGGCCATCACTGTGCCCAGCCTTTGATGAAACAACTAAACCTCAACGGCACGGTAAGAGTAAGCCTGGCTTTTTATAATAATGAAGAGGATATTGCGCAATTTATTAGTGCGCTAAAATCAACAATAGAGCTGATAGATTAA
- a CDS encoding citrate synthase → MADKKATVHIDGHDPIELPIYEGTAGQDVVDVRSFGAHGLFTYDPGFMSTASCDSSITYIDGAKGVLLHRGYPIEQLAENSNYIELCYLLLNGELPNKEQLAEFSDEVTRNTMMHEKIAAFFQGFRVDAHPMAMLCGVVGALSSFYHSDLDISDEEQRMRCAIKLVAKLPTIAAMAYKYNVGQPFVYPRNDLSYAENFLHMMFSVPAEDYKVNPVLAKAMDKIFMLHADHEQNASTSTVRLAGSSGANPYACISAGIASLWGPAHGGANEACLNMLEEIGSVDRIDEYIAKAKDKNDPFRLMGFGHRVYKNFDPRATVMRQTCHEVLEELNIQDPLLDVAMKLEQIALEDPYFVEKKLYPNVDFYSGIILKAIGIPTSMFTVIFAMSRTVGWISHWNEMLSQPGHKIGRPRQLYKGYTARDYKGHDDR, encoded by the coding sequence ATGGCAGATAAGAAAGCCACAGTCCACATTGATGGTCATGATCCGATTGAGTTACCAATTTACGAAGGTACTGCAGGTCAAGACGTTGTAGACGTTCGTTCGTTCGGTGCTCACGGCCTATTCACTTATGACCCAGGATTCATGTCGACTGCTTCTTGCGACTCGTCGATCACCTACATCGACGGTGCCAAGGGTGTGCTGCTTCATCGCGGTTATCCAATCGAACAACTAGCTGAAAACTCAAACTATATTGAGCTTTGTTACTTACTTCTAAACGGTGAGCTACCAAACAAAGAACAACTAGCCGAGTTCTCTGATGAAGTTACTCGCAATACCATGATGCACGAGAAAATCGCTGCCTTCTTCCAGGGTTTCCGTGTCGATGCTCACCCTATGGCTATGCTATGTGGTGTGGTTGGTGCATTGTCTTCGTTTTATCACTCAGACCTTGATATTTCAGACGAAGAACAGCGCATGCGTTGTGCTATTAAGTTGGTTGCAAAACTACCAACCATCGCGGCGATGGCATACAAGTATAACGTTGGCCAGCCTTTCGTATACCCACGTAACGACTTAAGCTACGCAGAAAACTTCTTACACATGATGTTCTCTGTGCCTGCAGAAGACTACAAAGTGAACCCAGTGCTTGCAAAAGCAATGGACAAAATCTTTATGCTTCACGCTGACCACGAGCAAAACGCGTCAACGTCTACTGTACGCTTAGCGGGTTCTTCAGGCGCTAATCCATATGCCTGTATCTCTGCTGGTATTGCGTCTCTATGGGGACCAGCTCACGGTGGTGCGAACGAAGCATGTCTGAACATGTTGGAAGAAATCGGTTCTGTGGATCGCATTGACGAGTACATCGCTAAAGCGAAAGACAAGAACGACCCATTCCGCCTAATGGGCTTTGGTCACCGCGTATACAAAAACTTCGACCCACGCGCTACGGTAATGCGTCAAACGTGTCACGAAGTACTTGAAGAGCTTAACATTCAAGATCCATTGCTAGACGTAGCGATGAAGCTTGAACAAATCGCTCTTGAAGACCCGTATTTCGTTGAGAAGAAGCTTTATCCTAACGTTGATTTCTACTCAGGTATCATCCTGAAAGCTATCGGCATTCCTACTAGCATGTTCACGGTTATCTTCGCCATGTCTCGTACTGTTGGTTGGATCTCACACTGGAATGAAATGCTGTCGCAGCCAGGCCACAAAATTGGTCGTCCTCGTCAGCTATACAAAGGCTACACAGCTCGCGACTACAAAGGTCACGACGACAGATAG
- the sdhC gene encoding succinate dehydrogenase, cytochrome b556 subunit: MKKQRPVNLDLTTISMPPTAKASILHRVTGVAFFFALTFVIWAWAESLSSPEGFTFVTELMTGFIAKFIAWGTLTALSYHIIGGIRHMIQDMGHWEELESGNNSAKIALAIWVIVAILAGVWIWS, encoded by the coding sequence GTGAAAAAGCAAAGACCTGTAAATCTAGATCTTACGACTATATCTATGCCGCCAACGGCTAAGGCGTCGATTCTACACCGTGTCACCGGTGTGGCATTCTTCTTCGCTTTGACCTTTGTGATTTGGGCTTGGGCTGAATCACTCTCTTCACCAGAAGGTTTCACGTTCGTAACCGAACTGATGACCGGCTTCATCGCGAAATTCATCGCGTGGGGTACCCTAACTGCATTGTCTTACCACATTATCGGTGGTATCCGTCACATGATTCAGGATATGGGACACTGGGAAGAATTAGAATCGGGCAATAACAGCGCTAAGATTGCATTGGCAATCTGGGTTATCGTAGCAATTCTAGCTGGAGTGTGGATATGGTCTTAA
- the sdhD gene encoding succinate dehydrogenase, hydrophobic membrane anchor protein: protein MVLNQATLKRDGVQDYVSLRATALIILAYAVFIVGYLLLTPELTYEAWSGLFSNLVMKAATMITLVCIMVHTRIGLWQVLTDYVKGATMRSVLSFVLNLIALAYVAIGLFVLWGV, encoded by the coding sequence ATGGTCTTAAATCAAGCGACTCTAAAGCGTGATGGCGTACAAGACTACGTCTCACTGCGTGCAACTGCGTTAATTATCCTTGCATATGCGGTATTTATCGTAGGTTATCTTCTTCTTACCCCTGAGCTAACGTACGAAGCGTGGAGCGGGTTGTTTTCTAACCTAGTTATGAAAGCAGCAACCATGATCACTTTGGTGTGCATTATGGTTCATACCCGTATTGGTTTGTGGCAGGTACTAACGGACTATGTTAAAGGCGCCACTATGCGTTCAGTACTGAGCTTTGTATTAAACCTGATCGCATTAGCTTACGTAGCTATTGGTCTCTTTGTTTTATGGGGTGTTTAA
- the sdhA gene encoding succinate dehydrogenase flavoprotein subunit, which produces MKYNVREFDAVVVGAGGAGMRAALAISESGKTCALISKVFPTRSHTVSAQGGITVALGNSHEDNWEWHMYDTVKGSDYIGDQDAIEYMTKTGPEAITELENMGLPFSRFENGRVYQRPFGGQSKNFGGEQAARTAAAADRTGHALLHCLYQQNVKNNTNVFSEWYALDLVKNDKGDVVGVTAIDIESGEVVFFKSKAVVLATGGAGRIYASTTNAHINTGDGVGMAVRAGIGMQDMEMWQFHPTGIAGAGTLVTEGCRGEGGYLLNKDGERFMERYAPNAKDLAGRDVVARAMMTEIREGRGCEGPWGTHIKLKLDHLGAETLNLRLPGVCDLSKTFAHVDPAEEPIPVIPTCHYMMGGVPTNVHGQVLDVNEAGEERIVEGLFAVGEIACVSVHGANRLGGNSLLDLVVFGRAAGNFLGTYLSDFESTGDATADDVDQALARFNRWESSEKGKGEDPVQIKKDLQECMQLNFSVFREGDAMADGLKDLKEIRERLKHARLDDKSSEFNTQRIECLELDNLMETAFSTAVAANFRTESRGAHSRFDFPERDDENWLCHSIYHPQSDAMSKREVNFAPTTREAFPPKARTY; this is translated from the coding sequence GTGAAATATAACGTACGCGAATTTGACGCAGTAGTAGTAGGTGCTGGTGGCGCTGGTATGCGCGCGGCCCTAGCTATCTCAGAATCAGGTAAAACCTGTGCACTAATTTCTAAGGTATTCCCAACTCGTTCGCACACGGTATCGGCGCAGGGGGGTATCACCGTTGCGCTAGGTAACTCGCACGAGGATAACTGGGAATGGCACATGTACGATACGGTTAAAGGTTCTGATTACATCGGTGACCAAGACGCTATCGAGTACATGACCAAAACCGGCCCAGAGGCAATCACTGAGCTTGAGAACATGGGTTTACCATTCTCGCGCTTTGAAAATGGTCGTGTTTACCAACGTCCTTTCGGTGGTCAGTCGAAAAACTTTGGCGGTGAACAAGCCGCTCGTACTGCTGCTGCAGCGGACCGTACTGGTCACGCATTGCTACACTGCTTGTACCAACAGAACGTAAAAAATAACACAAATGTATTCTCTGAATGGTACGCATTAGACCTAGTTAAAAACGACAAAGGCGATGTGGTTGGTGTTACAGCAATTGATATTGAAAGCGGTGAAGTGGTTTTCTTCAAATCAAAAGCGGTAGTACTTGCAACCGGTGGTGCTGGTCGTATTTATGCATCTACTACCAACGCGCACATCAACACTGGTGACGGTGTGGGTATGGCTGTTCGCGCTGGCATTGGCATGCAAGACATGGAAATGTGGCAGTTCCACCCAACCGGTATCGCAGGCGCTGGTACATTAGTGACTGAAGGCTGTCGTGGTGAAGGTGGTTACCTGTTAAACAAAGACGGTGAGCGCTTCATGGAGCGTTATGCCCCTAACGCTAAAGACCTTGCAGGTCGTGACGTTGTGGCCCGTGCAATGATGACAGAAATCCGTGAAGGTCGTGGTTGTGAAGGCCCTTGGGGTACGCACATCAAACTTAAGTTGGATCACCTAGGTGCAGAAACTCTAAACTTACGCCTACCTGGTGTATGTGACTTATCTAAGACGTTTGCCCACGTAGATCCGGCAGAAGAGCCAATTCCAGTTATCCCAACATGTCACTACATGATGGGTGGTGTACCGACCAACGTTCATGGTCAGGTACTGGATGTCAATGAAGCGGGCGAAGAACGTATTGTTGAAGGTCTGTTCGCCGTTGGTGAAATTGCCTGTGTATCGGTACACGGTGCAAACCGTCTTGGTGGTAACTCACTGCTTGACCTTGTGGTATTTGGTCGTGCTGCAGGTAACTTCTTAGGCACTTACCTAAGCGACTTTGAGTCAACTGGCGATGCTACGGCAGACGACGTTGATCAGGCACTAGCGAGATTCAATCGCTGGGAAAGCTCTGAGAAAGGTAAGGGCGAGGATCCTGTGCAAATCAAGAAAGATTTGCAAGAGTGTATGCAGCTTAACTTCTCGGTATTCCGTGAAGGCGACGCTATGGCCGATGGCCTGAAAGATCTTAAAGAGATCCGTGAGCGTCTTAAGCATGCCCGTTTGGACGATAAGTCAAGCGAGTTCAACACTCAGCGTATTGAGTGTTTAGAGCTAGATAACCTGATGGAAACGGCTTTCTCAACTGCGGTAGCTGCAAACTTCCGTACTGAGAGTCGTGGTGCGCACTCGCGCTTTGACTTCCCTGAGCGTGATGATGAGAACTGGCTATGCCACTCAATTTATCACCCGCAGTCTGATGCGATGAGTAAACGCGAAGTAAACTTTGCGCCGACGACTCGCGAAGCGTTCCCACCTAAAGCACGTACATACTAG
- a CDS encoding succinate dehydrogenase iron-sulfur subunit codes for MATLELSVYRYNPDEDAAPRMQDYTLEVEEGRDMMVLDALMQLKEQDPSLSFRRSCREGVCGSDGVNMNGKNGLACITPISALQKGGKGKIVVRPLPGLPVIRDLVIDMSQFYTQYEKVKPYLINDKPTGGEERLQSVEDREKLDGLYECILCACCSTSCPSFWWNPDKFIGPAGLLHAYRFLADSRDTATEERLADLDDAFSVFRCHSIMNCVSVCPKGLNPTKAIGQIKSMLLNRSV; via the coding sequence ATGGCAACTTTAGAATTATCTGTTTATCGTTATAATCCTGATGAAGATGCAGCACCGCGCATGCAAGACTACACTCTAGAGGTAGAGGAAGGTCGTGACATGATGGTGCTAGATGCTCTGATGCAGTTAAAAGAGCAAGATCCATCTTTATCATTCCGCCGCTCATGCCGTGAAGGTGTGTGTGGTTCTGACGGTGTAAACATGAACGGTAAAAACGGTCTTGCTTGCATTACGCCTATTTCAGCATTGCAAAAAGGCGGCAAAGGCAAAATCGTTGTACGTCCATTACCGGGTCTTCCGGTTATTCGTGACTTGGTTATCGACATGAGCCAATTCTACACGCAATACGAGAAGGTTAAGCCGTACCTAATTAACGACAAGCCAACTGGTGGTGAAGAGCGTTTACAGTCAGTTGAAGACCGTGAAAAGCTTGACGGCCTGTACGAGTGTATTCTTTGTGCTTGTTGTTCAACGTCTTGTCCGTCTTTCTGGTGGAACCCAGATAAGTTCATCGGTCCTGCTGGCCTACTTCACGCTTACCGTTTCTTGGCTGATAGCCGTGATACGGCAACCGAAGAACGTCTTGCAGACCTTGATGATGCATTCAGCGTTTTCCGCTGTCACAGTATCATGAACTGTGTTAGCGTATGTCCTAAAGGCCTTAATCCGACTAAGGCAATTGGACAAATTAAATCAATGTTGTTAAACCGTTCGGTATAA
- a CDS encoding 2-oxoglutarate dehydrogenase E1 component produces the protein MHEGVMKAWLESSHLYGGNVAYVEDLYEAYLDDAASVPEEWREVFDQLPKVDGVDVDAKHSEVRAQFAELAKNKHKEVVVSAEGAADAKQVKVLQLINAFRFRGHQNANLDPLGIWQRERVRDLDPSFHDLTDADLDKEFNVGSFACGKETMKLKDLYAALKETYCGSIGAEYMHITSTEEKRWIQQRLESTFAKPQFDKETKLRIYKGLTAADGLEKYLGAKFPGAKRFSLEGGDALVPMLKELMHRAGESGQEEAVIGMAHRGRLNVLVNVLGKNPQELFDEFAGKYGEQAGSGDVKYHMGYSSDFGTKGGNVHMALAFNPSHLEIVNPVVMGSVRARLDRLNCQSGSKALPITIHGDSAIAGQGVVQETFNLSQTRAYGVGGTVRIVVNNQVGFTTSKREDTRSTEYCTDIAKMVQAPIFHVNSDDPEAVAFVTQVALDYRNKFKRDVVIDLVCYRRHGHNEADEPNATQPLMYQKVKKHPVPRQLYSEQLIKEGVISEAEAKQISDDYRNGLDKGQCVVEEIQKETKHSSDWSKYVGHDWDTPYEPKLDVAKLKELGEKVASYPDSHKAQSRVKKIYDDRKAMAKGDKPLDWGMAETLAYATLVEEGTDVRLTGQDSGRGTFFHRHAVVHNQEDASTYLPLQHISDNQGVFEVYDSVLSEEAVLAFEYGYATAEPTSLVLWEAQFGDFANGAQVVFDQFLSSGEQKWGRLCGLTMLLPHGYEGQGPEHSSARLERYLQLCADHNMQVCVPTTPAQVYAMLRRQSVRPLRRPLIVLTPKSLLRHPLAVSSLEELADGVFHNMIDEIDDINPEKVERVVFCSGKVYYELLQERRKQELDNVAIVRVEQLYPFPHKEMDEIMARYQHVKDFVWCQEEPQNQGAWYCSQHHFWEAIPSGANLSYAGRKAAAAPACGYMSTHTKEQNALIADALTIKK, from the coding sequence ATGCACGAAGGTGTGATGAAGGCATGGCTAGAATCTTCGCACTTGTACGGCGGTAACGTCGCATACGTAGAAGATCTATATGAGGCGTATCTAGACGATGCAGCTTCAGTGCCAGAAGAATGGCGAGAGGTGTTTGATCAACTGCCAAAAGTTGATGGGGTGGATGTTGATGCAAAACATTCAGAAGTAAGAGCGCAATTTGCTGAACTTGCTAAAAACAAACACAAAGAGGTCGTGGTATCGGCAGAAGGTGCTGCTGACGCTAAACAAGTTAAAGTTCTGCAGTTAATTAACGCATTTCGATTCCGTGGTCATCAAAACGCAAACCTCGATCCCCTTGGGATTTGGCAAAGAGAGCGCGTTCGTGATTTAGACCCGAGTTTTCACGATTTAACTGATGCAGACCTAGATAAAGAATTTAACGTTGGCTCTTTTGCTTGTGGCAAAGAGACAATGAAACTGAAAGATTTGTATGCTGCCTTAAAAGAAACCTATTGTGGTTCGATTGGCGCAGAGTACATGCACATCACCTCAACGGAAGAAAAACGTTGGATCCAACAACGTTTAGAGTCCACCTTCGCCAAGCCTCAGTTTGACAAAGAAACGAAACTACGAATTTACAAAGGCCTGACGGCAGCAGATGGTCTGGAAAAATACCTAGGGGCTAAGTTCCCAGGTGCTAAGCGTTTCTCACTTGAGGGTGGTGATGCCCTAGTACCAATGCTGAAAGAGCTGATGCACCGTGCTGGTGAAAGCGGCCAAGAAGAAGCGGTTATTGGTATGGCCCACCGTGGGCGTTTGAACGTGTTAGTTAACGTCTTAGGTAAAAACCCGCAGGAGCTATTTGACGAGTTCGCTGGTAAATACGGCGAACAAGCCGGTTCTGGTGACGTTAAATACCACATGGGTTACTCTTCTGACTTTGGCACTAAGGGCGGCAACGTTCATATGGCCTTGGCCTTTAACCCGTCTCACCTAGAGATTGTTAATCCAGTGGTCATGGGTTCAGTTCGCGCTCGTCTCGATCGTTTGAATTGCCAAAGTGGCTCCAAGGCATTACCTATTACGATCCATGGTGACTCAGCGATCGCTGGACAAGGTGTTGTTCAAGAAACATTTAACTTATCGCAAACTCGCGCTTATGGCGTTGGTGGTACAGTGCGTATCGTGGTTAACAACCAAGTTGGTTTCACCACCTCTAAACGTGAAGACACGCGTTCAACAGAGTACTGTACCGACATTGCGAAAATGGTTCAGGCGCCCATTTTCCACGTTAATTCTGACGATCCAGAAGCCGTTGCGTTTGTTACTCAAGTGGCATTGGATTACCGTAACAAATTTAAGCGTGATGTGGTTATTGACCTAGTTTGTTACCGTCGTCATGGTCACAATGAAGCGGATGAGCCAAACGCAACTCAACCGTTGATGTACCAAAAAGTGAAGAAGCACCCTGTACCGCGTCAGCTTTACTCTGAGCAGCTGATTAAAGAAGGGGTGATTTCGGAAGCAGAAGCGAAACAAATCTCTGATGACTACCGTAATGGCCTAGATAAAGGTCAGTGCGTTGTGGAAGAGATCCAAAAAGAAACTAAGCATTCTTCGGATTGGTCTAAATACGTTGGCCACGATTGGGATACGCCTTACGAGCCAAAACTTGATGTTGCTAAACTCAAGGAACTTGGTGAAAAGGTTGCTAGTTACCCAGACAGCCATAAAGCGCAGTCTCGCGTTAAAAAGATTTATGACGACCGCAAGGCCATGGCTAAAGGCGACAAGCCACTGGATTGGGGTATGGCCGAAACCTTGGCCTACGCAACCTTAGTCGAAGAGGGCACAGACGTACGCCTTACAGGTCAAGACTCAGGTCGTGGTACTTTCTTCCACCGTCATGCGGTAGTGCATAACCAAGAAGACGCATCAACTTATTTGCCACTGCAACACATCAGTGACAACCAAGGTGTGTTTGAAGTCTATGACTCAGTGCTTTCTGAAGAAGCCGTCTTGGCGTTTGAATATGGGTACGCTACGGCGGAACCAACCTCGTTGGTACTTTGGGAAGCGCAGTTTGGTGACTTTGCCAATGGTGCTCAGGTTGTATTTGACCAGTTCTTGAGCTCTGGTGAGCAAAAGTGGGGCCGTTTATGTGGCTTAACCATGTTGTTACCTCATGGCTATGAAGGTCAAGGTCCAGAACACAGTTCAGCGCGCTTAGAGCGTTATCTGCAATTGTGTGCAGACCACAACATGCAAGTCTGTGTGCCAACGACGCCAGCGCAAGTGTATGCTATGCTGCGCCGTCAATCGGTACGTCCATTACGTCGTCCACTGATTGTACTAACACCAAAATCACTGCTACGTCATCCATTGGCGGTATCTAGCCTTGAAGAGCTTGCCGATGGCGTGTTCCACAACATGATTGATGAAATTGATGACATCAACCCTGAGAAAGTGGAACGTGTTGTATTCTGTAGCGGTAAGGTGTACTACGAACTACTGCAAGAGCGTCGTAAGCAAGAACTAGACAATGTTGCTATTGTCCGTGTTGAGCAACTGTATCCGTTCCCTCACAAAGAGATGGACGAGATCATGGCTCGCTACCAACACGTTAAAGATTTCGTATGGTGTCAAGAAGAGCCGCAAAACCAAGGTGCTTGGTACTGCTCGCAACACCATTTCTGGGAAGCCATTCCATCAGGTGCTAATTTATCTTACGCTGGTCGTAAAGCGGCAGCAGCGCCTGCTTGTGGTTATATGTCTACCCATACTAAAGAACAAAACGCGTTAATTGCTGACGCTTTAACAATTAAGAAATAA